A stretch of Gemmatimonas aurantiaca T-27 DNA encodes these proteins:
- a CDS encoding DinB family protein gives MTDPHSTTPLPSLFTLHPRMVEVVVALELAQQDMLNVLDAIPVSQRDAMPARGGWTITAIVEHLAIIEDGAGRLLSNLIKQVKDTPETETDAIEPTLEHFQLWNPTRRIEAPDFVRPKGELSFDDALARQSLARARMIGALSQASGCALGTVTYPHPVLGPLTGYQWALVTAQHQRRHLLQIAAVSSSLSS, from the coding sequence GTGACGGATCCTCACTCGACCACACCATTGCCGTCCCTCTTCACGCTGCATCCTCGCATGGTCGAAGTGGTGGTGGCGCTCGAATTGGCGCAGCAGGACATGCTCAATGTGCTGGACGCCATTCCGGTGTCGCAGCGTGATGCCATGCCCGCGCGCGGTGGCTGGACGATCACGGCGATTGTCGAACATCTGGCCATCATCGAAGACGGAGCCGGACGCCTGTTGTCCAACCTCATCAAGCAGGTGAAGGACACGCCGGAAACCGAGACCGATGCCATCGAGCCGACGCTCGAGCACTTCCAGTTGTGGAATCCCACGCGTCGCATCGAAGCGCCGGATTTTGTCCGCCCGAAAGGTGAGCTGTCTTTTGATGACGCGCTCGCACGTCAGTCCCTGGCCCGTGCACGCATGATTGGAGCGCTTTCTCAGGCGTCCGGCTGCGCATTGGGCACCGTGACCTATCCGCATCCCGTGCTGGGACCGCTCACTGGCTATCAGTGGGCGCTGGTCACGGCACAGCATCAACGCCGCCATCTGCTCCAGATCGCAGCCGTCTCCTCCAGCCTGTCGTCCTGA
- the fadI gene encoding acetyl-CoA C-acyltransferase FadI — protein MATFGNGRRVAIVAGVRTPFARSGTLLKDYTAIDLGRLAVAELVQRTALDASMTDLLVFGTVIPSVMAPNIAREVSLLPHFPKSLQAYTVGRACASANQAITDAADQIALGHADVAIAGGSESLSQVPILHSRGMSDILVAASKARSLSQRLSILARLRPRDLVPITPAIAEPSTGETMGQSADKMAKINGIAREAQDRFALRSHQMAARGHDDGRLTAEIAPVTVPPKHDSMLAADNGVRRDSTYEQLAALKPVFDRLYGTVTAGNASPLTDGGAAVLLMSEDRAKALGYTPLAYIRSYAYAAVDPGEQLLQAPVLAAPLALQRAGLALHDLDIIEMHEAFAAQVLSNLQGFTSQAWADRGGFRAPVGEVDPERLNVMGGSISIGHPFGATGARIVTTLCNELQRRDAQFGMLTVCAAGGLGHAMIVERT, from the coding sequence ATGGCCACCTTTGGAAACGGCCGGCGCGTTGCGATCGTGGCCGGTGTGCGGACCCCATTTGCCCGCTCAGGCACGCTGCTCAAGGACTACACGGCCATCGACCTCGGGCGGCTGGCGGTGGCCGAATTGGTGCAGCGTACGGCCTTGGATGCCTCGATGACCGACCTGCTGGTCTTCGGGACGGTCATTCCTTCGGTGATGGCCCCAAACATTGCGCGCGAAGTCTCGCTGCTGCCGCATTTTCCGAAGTCGTTGCAGGCCTATACGGTGGGTCGCGCCTGTGCGTCTGCCAACCAGGCCATCACCGATGCGGCCGACCAGATTGCGCTCGGTCATGCCGACGTGGCGATCGCCGGTGGCAGTGAGTCGCTCTCGCAGGTGCCCATTCTGCATTCGCGCGGCATGAGTGACATCCTCGTTGCCGCATCGAAGGCCCGCAGTCTGTCGCAGCGCCTCTCCATTCTGGCGCGGTTGCGCCCCCGGGATCTTGTGCCTATCACGCCGGCGATCGCCGAGCCCAGTACGGGTGAGACGATGGGGCAGAGCGCCGACAAGATGGCCAAGATCAATGGCATCGCCCGTGAGGCGCAGGACCGTTTCGCGCTGCGTTCGCATCAGATGGCGGCCCGCGGACACGATGATGGGCGACTCACGGCGGAGATTGCGCCGGTGACCGTACCGCCAAAACACGACAGCATGCTGGCCGCCGACAATGGCGTGCGTCGGGATTCCACCTACGAACAGTTGGCGGCGCTCAAACCGGTGTTCGACCGGCTGTATGGCACGGTCACGGCCGGCAATGCCTCACCGCTCACCGATGGTGGAGCGGCGGTGCTGCTCATGAGTGAAGACCGGGCGAAGGCGTTGGGGTACACGCCGCTCGCTTACATCCGCTCATACGCGTACGCTGCGGTCGATCCGGGTGAACAGTTGCTGCAGGCCCCGGTGCTCGCGGCACCGCTGGCGCTGCAACGGGCCGGGCTCGCACTGCACGACCTCGACATCATCGAAATGCACGAAGCGTTTGCGGCCCAGGTGCTCAGCAACCTGCAGGGGTTCACGTCGCAGGCCTGGGCAGACCGGGGCGGTTTCCGTGCGCCGGTGGGCGAAGTGGATCCGGAGCGTCTCAACGTGATGGGTGGCTCGATCTCCATTGGCCATCCGTTTGGCGCCACCGGCGCGCGCATCGTGACCACGCTGTGCAACGAACTGCAACGTCGCGACGCGCAGTTCGGCATGTTGACCGTGTGTGCGGCCGGTGGACTCGGGCACGCGATGATCGTGGAGCGCACATGA
- the fadJ gene encoding fatty acid oxidation complex subunit alpha FadJ — MSRAASDVSGAGLTVATLPGTLLLEDSTVGLSLRVHEGIALIAYDQPGSPVNTLNSRVGPVFEQFFLRIEQDAAIVAAVLVSGKTDSWIAGADIEELQRITAPVDGERLSRSGQLLLDRLAALRKPVIAAIHGAALGGGLEVALACHHRIITDHAKTVLALPEVQLGLIPGAGGTQRLPRTVGLQVALDLILTGKNVRARKALPMGLVHELVHPAILLDVAMQRARQLAHGDRSAVRERRPGLVERALEENSVGRAIIFRKARESVTKKTGGHYPAPFAALDVIERGYRESFAAGLLEEAKRFGELAVSPECRQLAYLFFATTSLKKDTGLPAGQNVAPRAVHKLGVLGAGFMGAGITAVAVQAGTVVRLKDGTVERLASGFKAVRDVVRERLVKRQITRVQFDDTMSLVGGTVDYRGFANVDLVIEAVFEDLDVKHQVLREVEETTPAAIFASNTSTIPIRDIARAAKRPEQVLGMHFFSPVHRMPLLEVIVTPETSAETTATAVAYGKQLGKTVIVVQDGAGFYVNRILAPYLNECGRMVDEGASIEDIDKALVQFGFPVGPFTLLDEVGLDIAGKSGPIMEAAFGPRMQPSATLRAVIASGRLGRKARKGFYRYDADGKRQGVDDSIYAMTPVGARRRTLPVEEIQQRAVLPLLNEAVRCLDEGIIRSPRDGDIGAVFGIGFPPFRGGPFRLLDTMGLANVVAQLDALHARFPGRFEVAKLLRARADRQQPFHP; from the coding sequence ATGAGTCGTGCCGCATCCGATGTATCGGGCGCAGGGCTGACGGTGGCCACGCTGCCCGGCACGCTGTTGCTCGAGGACAGTACGGTGGGACTGTCGTTGCGGGTGCATGAAGGCATCGCGCTGATCGCCTACGACCAGCCGGGATCGCCGGTGAACACGCTGAACAGTCGCGTCGGGCCGGTGTTCGAACAGTTCTTCCTGCGCATCGAACAGGACGCGGCCATCGTCGCAGCCGTGTTGGTGAGTGGCAAGACAGATAGCTGGATTGCCGGCGCCGATATCGAAGAACTGCAGCGCATCACCGCCCCGGTGGATGGTGAACGGCTCTCCCGCAGCGGACAGTTGTTGCTCGACCGCCTCGCCGCGCTCAGGAAGCCGGTGATTGCGGCCATTCATGGGGCGGCGCTGGGCGGCGGCCTCGAAGTGGCGCTGGCCTGTCATCACCGCATCATCACCGATCATGCGAAGACGGTGCTGGCGTTGCCTGAGGTGCAGCTCGGGTTGATACCGGGCGCCGGCGGCACACAGCGGCTGCCACGCACGGTGGGTTTGCAGGTGGCCCTCGACCTGATTCTCACCGGCAAGAATGTGCGCGCCCGCAAGGCACTGCCAATGGGGCTCGTGCACGAGTTGGTGCACCCAGCGATCCTGCTCGATGTGGCCATGCAGCGTGCGCGCCAGTTGGCGCACGGCGATCGATCGGCGGTACGGGAGCGGCGTCCCGGTCTTGTCGAGCGTGCGCTCGAGGAAAACTCGGTGGGACGCGCGATCATCTTTCGCAAGGCGCGCGAGAGCGTGACGAAGAAGACCGGTGGTCACTATCCAGCGCCGTTTGCTGCGCTCGACGTGATCGAACGCGGCTATCGCGAGTCGTTTGCCGCCGGCCTGCTCGAGGAAGCGAAGCGTTTTGGCGAACTCGCCGTGTCGCCGGAATGCCGTCAGCTCGCCTATCTGTTTTTTGCCACCACCTCGCTCAAGAAAGACACAGGGCTCCCCGCCGGCCAGAACGTGGCGCCACGTGCTGTGCACAAGCTCGGCGTGCTGGGAGCGGGATTCATGGGGGCTGGCATCACGGCGGTGGCGGTGCAAGCCGGCACAGTGGTGCGGCTCAAGGACGGTACGGTCGAACGGCTGGCGTCGGGGTTCAAGGCGGTGCGCGATGTGGTGCGCGAACGCCTCGTCAAGCGCCAGATCACGCGGGTCCAGTTCGACGACACCATGTCACTGGTGGGCGGCACCGTGGATTACCGCGGCTTCGCCAATGTCGATCTGGTGATCGAAGCCGTGTTCGAGGATCTCGATGTGAAGCATCAGGTGCTGCGTGAGGTCGAGGAAACCACACCGGCGGCGATCTTTGCGTCGAATACCAGCACCATCCCCATTCGCGATATTGCGCGCGCCGCCAAACGGCCGGAGCAGGTGCTGGGCATGCACTTCTTCTCGCCCGTGCATCGCATGCCGCTGCTCGAGGTGATTGTCACGCCGGAGACCAGTGCGGAGACCACGGCGACCGCCGTGGCCTACGGCAAGCAGCTTGGCAAGACGGTGATCGTCGTGCAGGATGGCGCGGGGTTTTATGTGAACCGCATCCTGGCGCCATATCTCAACGAGTGCGGCCGGATGGTCGACGAAGGGGCGTCCATCGAGGACATCGACAAGGCGTTGGTGCAGTTCGGTTTTCCGGTCGGACCGTTCACGCTGCTCGACGAAGTGGGGCTCGATATTGCCGGCAAGTCGGGTCCGATCATGGAAGCCGCCTTTGGGCCACGCATGCAACCGTCGGCGACACTGCGCGCCGTCATCGCGAGTGGCCGGCTTGGTCGCAAAGCCCGCAAAGGCTTCTATCGTTACGACGCCGATGGCAAGCGGCAGGGTGTTGACGATTCGATCTACGCCATGACGCCGGTCGGTGCACGGCGGCGCACGCTTCCGGTCGAGGAAATTCAACAGCGGGCCGTGCTGCCGCTGCTCAATGAAGCGGTGCGTTGCCTCGACGAAGGCATCATCCGCTCCCCGCGTGATGGAGATATCGGTGCGGTGTTTGGCATCGGTTTCCCACCGTTCCGGGGCGGACCGTTTCGGCTGCTGGACACCATGGGGCTAGCCAATGTCGTTGCCCAACTGGATGCCCTGCACGCACGTTTCCCTGGACGGTTCGAGGTGGCCAAGCTGCTTCGGGCCCGCGCCGATCGCCAACAGCCCTTCCATCCGTGA